In one Winogradskyella sp. MH6 genomic region, the following are encoded:
- the pckA gene encoding phosphoenolpyruvate carboxykinase (ATP) yields MKTRDLAKYGLKDSKAHWNLSPEELQAITIEKGMGRETANGTLAVNTGKFTGRSPQDRFLVKDDYTKDRVWWGKTNKAISPENFDYLQSEIEKYLNGKEIYVRDGFVGADPEYKMGVRTVTEYPWSNMFVFNMFLRPTAEELENFNEEWLVLCAPGYECPEPKKYGLRQGNFSILNFTKKIALVGGSAYTGEIKKGIFSALNMILPVDKNVLPMHCSANVGEDGETAIFFGLSGTGKTTLSADPNRKLIGDDEHGWTADNRIFNFEGGCYAKVIDLTEEKEPDIFRAIKPGAILENVIFKDNGEIDYMDSSITQNTRVSYPIYHIDNIQQPSYADNPKNIFFLTCDAFGVLPPVSKLTPGQAAYHFISGYTAKVAGTEAGITEPVPSFSACFGEPFMPLHPTKYAEMLSSKMQEAGVNVWLLNTGWSGGPYGVGSRIKLKYTRAMITAILNGELENVDYEQHPIFGLYMPKYIPNVPSEMLDPMNTWLQKGAYVSKAIQLAHSFHLNFEKFASEASEQIIEGGPLIDEHHQLTDHV; encoded by the coding sequence ATGAAAACTAGAGACCTTGCAAAGTATGGACTGAAAGACTCCAAAGCACATTGGAACCTTTCACCAGAAGAATTACAAGCCATTACTATCGAAAAAGGAATGGGTAGAGAGACCGCTAATGGCACATTAGCAGTTAATACTGGAAAATTTACAGGACGCTCACCTCAAGATAGATTTTTAGTAAAAGACGATTATACTAAAGATAGAGTTTGGTGGGGAAAAACAAATAAAGCCATATCTCCTGAAAATTTCGATTATTTACAAAGCGAAATAGAAAAATACTTAAATGGTAAAGAAATATATGTACGTGATGGTTTTGTAGGTGCTGACCCAGAATACAAAATGGGAGTTAGAACTGTAACAGAATATCCTTGGTCTAATATGTTTGTTTTCAATATGTTTTTAAGACCAACAGCAGAAGAACTTGAAAATTTTAATGAAGAGTGGTTAGTTTTATGCGCACCTGGTTACGAGTGCCCAGAACCAAAAAAATATGGTTTAAGACAAGGTAATTTCTCAATTCTAAACTTCACAAAAAAAATAGCTTTAGTTGGTGGTTCTGCATACACAGGCGAAATTAAAAAAGGGATTTTCTCTGCTTTAAACATGATTCTTCCTGTTGATAAAAACGTATTACCAATGCACTGTTCTGCCAATGTTGGCGAAGATGGCGAAACTGCTATTTTCTTCGGATTATCAGGAACTGGTAAAACAACCTTATCTGCTGATCCTAACAGAAAATTAATTGGTGATGATGAGCATGGCTGGACTGCCGATAACAGAATCTTCAATTTTGAAGGTGGTTGCTACGCTAAGGTTATTGACTTAACAGAAGAAAAAGAACCAGATATTTTCCGAGCTATTAAACCAGGTGCGATATTAGAAAATGTAATCTTTAAAGACAATGGTGAAATAGATTATATGGATAGCAGTATTACACAAAATACGCGTGTAAGTTATCCTATTTACCATATAGACAATATTCAACAACCTTCTTATGCAGATAATCCTAAGAATATATTTTTCTTAACATGTGATGCTTTTGGTGTATTACCTCCTGTTTCTAAGTTAACTCCTGGTCAGGCTGCATACCACTTTATCTCTGGATATACTGCTAAAGTAGCTGGTACAGAAGCTGGTATTACAGAACCTGTCCCTTCATTCTCTGCTTGTTTTGGTGAGCCATTTATGCCATTACACCCAACTAAGTATGCCGAAATGCTAAGTAGCAAAATGCAAGAAGCTGGTGTTAATGTTTGGTTACTAAACACTGGTTGGAGTGGCGGACCTTACGGAGTTGGTTCTCGTATTAAACTAAAATATACAAGAGCTATGATTACTGCCATTCTTAATGGTGAACTAGAAAACGTTGACTATGAACAACATCCAATTTTTGGATTGTACATGCCAAAATACATTCCTAACGTTCCATCAGAAATGTTAGACCCAATGAATACTTGGCTACAAAAAGGAGCTTATGTAAGTAAAGCTATCCAATTAGCGCACTCTTTCCATTTGAATTTTGAAAAATTTGCAAGTGAAGCTTCTGAACAAATTATAGAAGGAGGTCCATTAATTGATGAGCATCATCAATTAACAGATCATGTTTAA
- a CDS encoding SLC13 family permease, with amino-acid sequence MNLMLVILTITIILFIWGKFTPDIIALLSMLSLFLFGILDLQETLSGFSNPTVIMIAALFIIGEGLSQTGWTALAGQKFIKMAGKSITKLLLITTLGSGLLSGVVSNTGTVATLMPVTISSAWSIGTLPSKLLMPVAFGSNTGGLLTLTGTPPNIIVNNTMIESGLEGFSFFEFGLIGLPLLLIALLYFRFIGYKLLPSNKTNNKPVDISTTLHKWIEAYKVEGDYYRLRVRSVSPLLGTHIGEWNFEDNHQVSILRIKRRHPNVLKGNEPFIEFPSNETEFKYHDIITVKGTTEAINALMIKFRLGLLPLEPIEDELRNNLINQEVGMTEIIVTPNSTLVGRKLRIGRYFRRFGLQLMAASRNNKPFTDREIVVKAGDAFLIRGIWSDIEQLKSYHENLVIIGSPEGIAKTVTNITYKSYIALFALLLMIGLLVFKIVPGAIAALISAGIILLTGCVPIPKAYKGISWISVVMIAAMIPMGIALQKTGTAKLIADGLVSALGDLHPIVLLGGVFLLTTTFSQVINNSATAVLMAPIVIIAASTLNLSAAPFMIAVAISASTAFLTPVGTTTNAMVMTAGGYKFIDYVKVGAPLLLLFLITTLLLVPLIWPF; translated from the coding sequence ATGAATCTAATGCTGGTCATATTAACTATCACTATTATCCTTTTTATTTGGGGAAAATTTACACCAGACATTATTGCGTTGCTTTCTATGCTTAGTCTATTCCTTTTTGGGATTTTAGACTTACAAGAAACACTAAGTGGTTTTAGCAACCCTACAGTAATTATGATTGCTGCATTATTTATTATTGGCGAAGGTTTATCCCAAACGGGTTGGACAGCCCTAGCTGGTCAGAAATTTATTAAAATGGCTGGTAAAAGTATTACAAAACTTTTACTTATTACAACCTTGGGTTCTGGCTTACTCTCTGGAGTTGTTAGTAATACTGGTACTGTGGCAACTTTAATGCCTGTAACAATATCTTCTGCATGGAGTATTGGAACACTTCCTTCTAAATTATTAATGCCTGTAGCTTTTGGTTCTAACACTGGTGGTTTACTCACTTTGACAGGTACACCGCCAAATATTATTGTTAACAATACCATGATAGAAAGTGGATTAGAAGGCTTTTCCTTTTTTGAATTTGGATTAATTGGCCTTCCTCTTTTGTTAATTGCCCTACTCTACTTTAGATTTATTGGGTACAAGTTATTACCTAGCAATAAAACCAATAACAAGCCTGTAGATATTAGCACAACGCTTCATAAATGGATAGAGGCTTATAAAGTTGAAGGCGACTATTACCGTCTAAGAGTTCGTTCTGTTTCTCCGTTACTTGGTACTCATATTGGAGAATGGAATTTTGAAGATAATCATCAAGTTTCAATATTACGAATTAAGCGTCGTCACCCAAATGTTCTTAAAGGAAACGAACCTTTTATTGAATTTCCTTCTAATGAAACCGAGTTTAAATACCATGACATTATAACTGTTAAAGGTACTACCGAAGCTATAAATGCTTTAATGATAAAATTTAGATTAGGACTATTACCATTAGAGCCTATTGAAGATGAGTTGCGTAACAACTTGATTAACCAAGAAGTTGGTATGACCGAAATTATAGTAACACCAAATTCTACACTTGTAGGAAGAAAGTTGAGAATTGGTAGATACTTTAGAAGATTTGGTCTACAACTTATGGCTGCCTCCAGAAACAATAAACCTTTTACAGATAGAGAGATTGTGGTTAAAGCTGGCGATGCTTTCTTAATAAGAGGCATTTGGAGCGATATAGAACAACTAAAATCTTATCACGAAAACTTAGTCATTATTGGTAGTCCAGAAGGTATAGCCAAAACAGTAACCAACATTACATATAAGTCTTACATAGCACTTTTTGCACTATTACTTATGATTGGTTTACTGGTATTTAAAATTGTTCCTGGTGCCATTGCTGCACTAATCTCTGCTGGTATCATTTTATTAACAGGATGTGTACCTATACCAAAAGCCTATAAAGGCATAAGCTGGATAAGTGTGGTTATGATTGCTGCCATGATACCTATGGGAATAGCGCTTCAAAAAACAGGAACCGCTAAACTCATAGCAGATGGATTAGTAAGTGCCTTAGGTGATTTACACCCAATCGTTCTGCTTGGAGGAGTATTTCTACTTACAACAACATTTAGTCAAGTCATAAACAACTCTGCAACCGCTGTTTTAATGGCGCCAATTGTTATTATCGCAGCCAGCACTTTAAATCTATCTGCTGCTCCATTTATGATTGCAGTAGCTATAAGTGCTTCAACTGCATTTTTAACTCCTGTTGGCACAACCACAAATGCTATGGTAATGACAGCAGGTGGATACAAATTTATTGATTATGTAAAAGTAGGTGCACCATTGCTTCTACTCTTCTTAATAACAACATTATTATTAGTGCCATTGATTTGGCCTTTTTAA
- the bshB1 gene encoding bacillithiol biosynthesis deacetylase BshB1, which translates to MKLDILAFGAHPDDVELGCGATIAKEVANGKKVGIIDLTRGELGTRGTADTRDEESFNAAKILNVAMRTNMEFADGFFVNDKTHQIELIKEIRKYRPEIVLCNAIDDRHIDHAKGSGLVSDACFLSGLRKINTKHQDEDNWQEPWRPKAVYHYIQWKDIEPDVVVDVTGFIDKKMEAVLAYKTQFFDPNSNEPETPISSKNFTDSIIYRARNAGRLIGTEYGEGYTVERYPAVDSLFDLK; encoded by the coding sequence ATGAAATTAGATATTTTAGCCTTCGGAGCACACCCAGATGATGTAGAATTGGGTTGCGGAGCTACCATTGCAAAAGAGGTAGCAAATGGCAAAAAAGTAGGTATTATAGATTTAACCAGAGGCGAACTTGGAACCAGAGGTACAGCAGATACAAGAGATGAAGAGTCTTTTAATGCAGCTAAGATCCTTAATGTAGCAATGCGCACCAATATGGAGTTTGCTGATGGTTTTTTTGTTAATGATAAAACGCATCAAATAGAACTTATAAAAGAGATTAGAAAGTATAGGCCAGAGATTGTTTTATGTAATGCTATTGATGATAGGCATATAGATCATGCTAAAGGGAGTGGCTTGGTCAGTGATGCTTGTTTTTTGAGTGGATTGAGAAAGATTAACACAAAACATCAAGATGAAGATAACTGGCAAGAACCTTGGAGACCAAAAGCAGTGTATCATTATATACAGTGGAAAGATATAGAACCCGATGTAGTTGTTGATGTTACAGGTTTTATAGATAAAAAGATGGAAGCTGTTTTAGCGTATAAAACACAGTTTTTTGATCCGAATAGTAACGAGCCAGAAACACCAATTTCTAGCAAAAATTTTACAGATAGCATTATTTATAGAGCAAGAAATGCAGGAAGACTAATAGGTACGGAATACGGTGAAGGATATACCGTAGAACGCTATCCTGCAGTGGATTCTTTATTTGATTTAAAATAA
- a CDS encoding M28 family metallopeptidase, translated as MKQLILLFFSAFLITNCGTSSKSSASSVNMNEAKTVDPTVYASTITAEELKEMLYKYASDEFEGRETGEKGQKIAVEYLKNQYQSLEIPTPLGNDNYFQEVPLEKQSVSEAKISVNGTEFKSFEDHIVLRADNNIDLITNDIVYVGYGIDADNYSDYKNINVKDKIVLAKAGEPKDADGNYVTTGNSEDTKWSNGRQSLSSKRDAALQNGAKGLILLDSYMFIRYAPFYQRQAANGASGRLSLKSNDDGMIMLMVNENLAKALYPSILEDEKPKELKTNLNLAIENKSEQISSENVVAYIKGSTKPDEIVVISAHLDHEGIKNGKIYNGADDDGSGTIAILEIAEAFKMAEKAGHGPKRSILFLHVTGEEKGLLGSRHYTDNDPIFPLENTVADLNIDMIGRIDPKRKEGDRNYVYLIGSDKLSTDLHNISEEVNKKYCNIELDYTYNDDNDPNRFYYRSDHYNFAKNNIPVIFYFNGTHDDYHQPSDTPNKIEYDLLENRARLVFYTAWEIANRANKPVVDKATE; from the coding sequence ATGAAACAATTAATCCTACTCTTTTTTTCCGCATTTTTAATCACTAATTGCGGAACTTCTTCAAAAAGTAGTGCCTCGTCGGTAAACATGAATGAAGCAAAAACTGTAGATCCTACTGTGTATGCTTCAACAATTACAGCTGAAGAGCTCAAAGAGATGCTTTATAAATATGCTTCAGACGAATTTGAAGGAAGAGAAACTGGTGAAAAGGGACAAAAAATAGCTGTTGAGTACTTAAAGAATCAGTATCAATCTTTAGAAATACCCACACCTCTTGGTAATGACAATTACTTTCAGGAAGTACCTCTAGAAAAACAAAGTGTTTCTGAAGCAAAGATCTCAGTAAACGGTACAGAATTTAAAAGTTTTGAAGACCATATTGTCCTAAGAGCTGACAACAATATAGATTTAATTACCAATGATATTGTATATGTAGGTTATGGTATTGATGCAGATAACTACTCAGACTATAAAAATATTAACGTTAAAGATAAAATTGTTTTAGCCAAAGCGGGAGAGCCTAAAGATGCAGATGGAAACTATGTAACAACAGGAAATTCAGAAGACACTAAATGGTCTAATGGTCGTCAATCTTTATCGAGTAAAAGAGATGCAGCACTACAAAATGGTGCTAAAGGCCTTATTCTTCTAGATTCCTATATGTTTATAAGGTATGCGCCTTTTTATCAAAGACAAGCTGCAAATGGAGCTTCTGGTCGTCTTTCTTTAAAAAGTAATGATGATGGAATGATAATGTTAATGGTTAATGAAAACCTTGCAAAAGCACTATATCCTTCAATTTTAGAAGATGAAAAACCAAAAGAACTTAAAACAAATTTAAATCTAGCAATAGAAAATAAATCTGAGCAAATTTCTTCTGAAAATGTAGTAGCTTACATTAAAGGTTCTACAAAACCAGATGAAATTGTTGTAATTTCTGCACACTTAGATCATGAAGGTATTAAAAATGGTAAGATCTATAATGGTGCAGATGACGATGGTTCTGGCACCATTGCTATCCTAGAAATTGCTGAAGCTTTTAAGATGGCTGAAAAAGCTGGTCATGGACCAAAACGTTCTATTTTATTTCTTCATGTTACTGGTGAAGAAAAAGGGCTTTTAGGCTCTAGACACTATACCGACAATGACCCTATTTTTCCTTTAGAAAATACAGTTGCTGATCTAAATATTGATATGATTGGTAGAATAGACCCAAAACGAAAAGAAGGAGACCGCAACTACGTTTATCTAATAGGCAGTGATAAATTGAGTACAGATTTACACAATATTTCAGAAGAAGTAAATAAAAAATATTGCAACATAGAACTTGATTACACTTACAATGATGATAACGACCCAAATCGTTTTTACTACAGATCTGATCATTATAATTTTGCAAAAAACAACATACCTGTTATCTTTTATTTTAATGGTACGCATGATGATTACCATCAACCAAGTGATACACCAAATAAAATTGAATACGACTTATTAGAAAACAGAGCTCGATTAGTTTTTTATACAGCTTGGGAAATTGCTAATAGAGCAAACAAACCGGTTGTTGATAAAGCTACGGAATAA
- a CDS encoding M28 family metallopeptidase, translating into MKVLVASALILVGSCATLRHSEKIEQLKDSISYDNKKIVEKYLNTITTDELKLYVEEVSSEKYKGRMTGEKGHNEVCDFIRSYYNSLGIKPPKTNPDYYQTVPKSSLPEDLNDSQNVIAYIEGSEFPDEYIYITAHSDHEGVKEGEIYPGADDNGSGTAAVFEMAEAFKKAVEDGNGPKRSIVFLHVTGEEVGLHGSRYYTNNPIFPIEDTVSTLNIDMIGRVDDRHKDNEDYVYVIGADRISTELHFIIQEANYNFVNLELDYEFNATNDPNRYYYRSDHYNFATKGVPVVFFFNGEHEDYTKPTDTADKINYPLLAKRTKLIFATAWYLANSPERLKPEII; encoded by the coding sequence ATGAAAGTATTAGTTGCCTCTGCACTTATTCTTGTAGGATCTTGCGCTACATTAAGACATAGTGAAAAAATTGAACAATTAAAAGATAGTATATCTTACGATAACAAAAAGATTGTTGAAAAATACTTAAACACAATTACTACAGATGAGCTTAAACTCTATGTAGAAGAAGTATCATCAGAAAAATATAAGGGTCGTATGACTGGTGAAAAAGGCCATAATGAAGTTTGTGACTTCATTAGAAGTTATTATAATTCATTGGGCATAAAACCACCAAAAACCAACCCAGATTATTATCAAACTGTACCTAAATCTTCTCTGCCTGAAGACTTAAACGATTCTCAAAATGTTATTGCCTACATAGAAGGCTCTGAATTTCCTGATGAATATATTTACATTACCGCACATTCAGACCACGAAGGTGTTAAAGAAGGAGAAATTTACCCTGGTGCAGATGATAATGGTTCTGGTACAGCAGCAGTGTTTGAAATGGCTGAAGCATTCAAAAAAGCCGTAGAAGATGGTAATGGTCCTAAACGCAGCATTGTATTTCTACATGTTACTGGCGAAGAAGTTGGTCTTCATGGTTCTAGATATTATACCAATAACCCTATCTTTCCGATAGAAGATACGGTAAGTACTCTAAATATTGATATGATTGGTCGTGTAGACGATAGACATAAAGACAACGAAGATTATGTATATGTTATAGGTGCAGATCGCATAAGTACAGAACTTCATTTCATAATTCAAGAAGCCAATTACAATTTTGTGAATTTAGAATTAGATTACGAATTTAATGCTACAAATGATCCTAATCGTTACTATTACAGATCTGATCATTATAACTTTGCTACAAAAGGTGTCCCAGTTGTTTTCTTCTTCAATGGAGAACATGAAGACTATACAAAACCAACAGATACAGCAGATAAAATAAATTATCCATTGCTCGCAAAACGTACAAAATTAATCTTTGCTACCGCATGGTATTTGGCCAACTCACCCGAACGCTTAAAGCCTGAAATCATTTAG
- a CDS encoding FUSC family protein, which yields MGKKLIIFLGFTTAILAVILAVTPFSNLAVIPIVVAFICGLLIVFMSKKDKTKPKSIQYIFLMVIIALGITIYKSVYYTSEVGNTEQLEQRDEENLEDSKELLEDIDFDEDL from the coding sequence ATGGGAAAGAAACTAATCATATTTTTAGGATTTACAACTGCTATTTTAGCAGTTATTTTAGCTGTAACACCATTCTCAAATCTTGCTGTGATACCAATTGTTGTGGCTTTTATTTGTGGTTTATTGATTGTCTTTATGTCCAAAAAAGATAAAACCAAACCAAAATCTATTCAGTATATTTTTTTAATGGTAATTATAGCTTTGGGCATAACTATTTATAAAAGTGTTTATTACACATCTGAAGTTGGTAATACAGAGCAACTAGAACAGCGCGATGAAGAGAACCTAGAAGATTCTAAAGAATTATTAGAAGATATAGATTTTGATGAAGATTTATAA
- a CDS encoding DUF3108 domain-containing protein: protein MKKYLFVLIILCGFYAKAQNSTVAFGEKLVFSASYNMSGILTDIAQVKMETSEVKTSKNTLMRLKCTATTYKKWDNFFKIRDLYESYVNPKTLTPYLYKRDISEGGYYKFMQYKYNHKAKLVKSLKRKKRKDGTTWDENKSIKISASTKDIVSTLYHIRNLDIHKAKPGDQQDFTVLFDNEETTITLKYISKETISTNIGSKECYKLALSVKGSDVLKGSNSNLLWLTADENKIPVYAKFKIAVGNGELKIQSATGLKH, encoded by the coding sequence ATGAAAAAATATTTATTTGTTCTTATAATTTTATGTGGATTCTATGCGAAAGCTCAAAATAGTACTGTTGCTTTTGGTGAGAAATTAGTCTTTTCGGCATCTTATAATATGTCTGGCATTTTAACAGATATTGCTCAAGTAAAAATGGAGACAAGTGAAGTAAAGACTTCAAAAAACACATTAATGCGCTTAAAGTGTACTGCCACAACTTACAAGAAATGGGACAACTTCTTTAAAATAAGAGATTTGTACGAAAGCTATGTTAACCCAAAAACACTAACTCCTTATTTATACAAAAGGGACATTAGCGAAGGTGGCTATTATAAGTTTATGCAATATAAATACAACCACAAAGCAAAATTGGTAAAAAGCCTAAAACGAAAAAAAAGAAAAGATGGTACCACTTGGGATGAAAATAAAAGTATAAAAATCAGCGCATCTACAAAAGACATAGTAAGCACCTTATACCACATAAGAAATTTAGACATTCACAAAGCAAAACCAGGTGACCAACAAGACTTTACTGTTTTGTTTGATAATGAAGAAACTACAATTACTCTAAAATACATTAGCAAAGAAACCATTTCAACCAACATAGGATCTAAAGAATGTTACAAATTGGCGCTTTCTGTAAAAGGTAGCGATGTGCTAAAAGGAAGTAATTCAAATTTACTTTGGTTAACCGCCGATGAGAACAAAATCCCAGTTTACGCAAAATTTAAAATTGCTGTTGGTAATGGAGAGTTAAAAATACAATCTGCAACAGGACTAAAACATTAA
- a CDS encoding NAD(P)H-dependent oxidoreductase, which translates to MSIIEKLKWRYATKKFDTSKSLSQEQLNTLKEAFNLTALSYGLQTLKLVVVEDKNKREQLVDHSYGQRQVADSSHLLVICIQNEINEEDVDNHFDIIKNIRQTPDEILDPFRDGLKSTIQNMTPNTKNNWATRQAYIVLGNLMTVCAVEQIDSCPMEGFVSEKVDKVLELDKYGLTSVLLFPVGYRADDDMFASLKKVRKPLSETIIEL; encoded by the coding sequence ATGTCTATAATAGAAAAATTAAAGTGGCGCTACGCCACCAAAAAGTTCGATACTTCAAAAAGTTTATCCCAAGAGCAATTAAATACATTAAAAGAAGCATTTAACTTAACGGCTTTGTCTTACGGTTTACAAACTCTAAAATTGGTTGTTGTGGAGGATAAAAATAAAAGAGAACAATTAGTAGACCATTCCTATGGTCAGCGTCAGGTAGCAGATTCGTCTCATTTATTGGTTATTTGTATTCAGAATGAAATTAATGAAGAGGACGTTGATAATCATTTTGATATCATAAAGAATATAAGACAAACACCTGATGAAATTTTAGACCCTTTTAGAGACGGTCTTAAATCTACTATTCAAAATATGACTCCTAATACAAAAAATAATTGGGCTACTAGGCAAGCTTATATTGTATTAGGAAATTTAATGACGGTTTGCGCAGTAGAACAAATAGATAGTTGTCCTATGGAAGGCTTTGTGTCAGAGAAAGTAGATAAAGTTCTAGAATTAGATAAATACGGATTAACTTCAGTGCTTTTATTTCCGGTTGGTTACAGGGCAGATGATGATATGTTTGCTAGTCTCAAGAAAGTAAGGAAACCTTTGTCCGAAACCATTATAGAATTGTAG
- a CDS encoding DegT/DnrJ/EryC1/StrS family aminotransferase has translation MPGFELFGDLERKEVNDVLDNGVLMRYGFDGMRNGHWKAKELETELGKAFNSKHVQLVSSGTAAVSVALASAGVGAGDEVIMPTFTFVASFEAIMILGAIPVLVDIDDTLTLDPKAVEAAITDKTKAVMVVHMCGSMANLNELQKVCNTNGLVLVEDACQAIGATYNGKPLGSIGDLGCFSFDFVKTITCGEGGAVITNNKDFYVNADHYSDHGHDHIGSDRGAETHPFLGYNFRISELHAAVGLAQVRRLSEFLEIQRKYLKIFQDKLSQIPEVTLRTVPEDGEESGAFFNFFLPDLETTRAVIQAFKENGIDACWNYYDNNWHYIRKWDHLKELKSLSPITQEVKDGLKYLQTKSFKQSDHFIGRNISCLIKLSWTENEVNERAEKMAEIISQLV, from the coding sequence ATGCCAGGATTTGAGTTGTTTGGTGACTTAGAACGAAAAGAAGTTAACGATGTTTTAGATAACGGTGTTTTAATGCGTTATGGTTTTGATGGTATGCGCAATGGCCATTGGAAAGCTAAAGAACTTGAAACAGAATTAGGTAAAGCCTTTAACTCTAAGCATGTACAATTAGTATCTAGTGGAACTGCAGCAGTGTCTGTAGCATTAGCTTCTGCAGGTGTTGGCGCAGGTGACGAGGTTATAATGCCAACATTTACTTTTGTAGCTAGTTTTGAAGCGATAATGATATTGGGAGCCATTCCTGTTTTAGTTGATATTGATGATACGCTTACTCTAGATCCAAAAGCAGTTGAAGCTGCAATTACCGATAAAACTAAGGCTGTAATGGTAGTTCATATGTGCGGTAGTATGGCCAATCTAAATGAGCTTCAGAAAGTTTGTAACACCAACGGTCTTGTTCTAGTAGAAGATGCATGCCAGGCTATTGGAGCAACTTATAATGGTAAACCATTAGGAAGTATTGGAGATTTAGGCTGTTTTTCTTTCGATTTTGTAAAGACCATTACTTGTGGTGAAGGAGGAGCAGTAATAACCAATAATAAAGATTTTTACGTAAATGCCGACCATTATAGTGATCATGGTCACGATCATATTGGTAGCGATAGAGGTGCAGAAACGCATCCATTTTTAGGTTATAATTTTAGAATTTCAGAGCTTCATGCAGCTGTAGGTTTGGCACAGGTAAGACGATTGTCTGAGTTTTTAGAAATTCAACGTAAGTATCTAAAGATATTTCAGGATAAACTATCCCAAATTCCTGAAGTTACATTGAGAACTGTTCCAGAAGATGGTGAAGAAAGTGGCGCGTTTTTTAATTTCTTTTTGCCAGATTTGGAGACAACAAGAGCAGTAATTCAAGCTTTTAAAGAAAATGGAATTGATGCTTGTTGGAATTATTACGACAACAATTGGCACTATATACGTAAGTGGGACCACTTAAAGGAGTTAAAATCTTTATCTCCAATTACTCAAGAAGTAAAGGATGGTTTAAAATATCTTCAAACAAAATCATTTAAACAATCCGATCATTTTATTGGTAGAAATATTTCGTGCCTTATTAAATTATCTTGGACAGAAAATGAGGTTAATGAAAGAGCAGAGAAGATGGCAGAAATTATATCTCAATTGGTTTAA